From Bacteroidales bacterium:
TCATAAGACCAGCTTTCCCGAAAGCGTAAGCCCGTGACTGTTGAAATTGAAATCATTTTTTTAATGATAGTATCGTAATTATCATAGGGAGGTGTTATACGTGTCAGGGTAACAGTATCAGCAACATATAAAATAGATTTAAGCTGATTTGTATCTATGCTTTTTCCATTTAAATCGGTAAGGTTCAATTTTCCGCTAAAGGCGTTCTTGAAGAGCATATCAAGGAAGGCCCCGCGTGATGAAGCTTCAATGTTATCCCTGAACCATATAAGGTTCGATTCCTCAAGTGTTAATTGAGAAGACATCTTAAAGTTGTTGATCGTCACATCATATTCGATGTTTTTTGAGAGGATGATGTTTCCGGAATTTTTTTCCGATTTTTGCTTACAGCCAAAAGCAAATAGTATTAATGCTGCAATGCATAAAAGCACTAATTTTTTTTCCATAATATTTCATTTTTTTTTAATGAATGATCCCGTAAATAATAAAGCTGCAAAAAGAAAAAATAATTGCTATAATAAATAATAAGTTATTTGCATTTCATATCCTTCAAACTTCCTTGAAAAATGTCAAACTTCACAAAACGGCATTCGAGCGGGCCATTGAATAATTTTATTTTTTTATCGGGCTTAAGTCCCACAAATTTTAATGCATCAAAGTGCGAACTGATGACCCAGGCTTGATACCCGGGGCAATTTCTTTTAAACACATCGCCTAATGCCTTGTACAAACTGACAATATCTTCAGGTTTTATCCGTTCACCGTAAGGCGGGTTTGTTATAATAATTCCTTTTTCCTTGGGGAACTTAAAGTCCCGTAAATCGCAAACAGTTAGATGAACATCCTTATGAAGCTTTGCTGTTTTTAGGTTATAAGCAGCAACGGACACTGCTGATTCAGAAATATCCGATCCCACTATTTCAGCATCAAATTCACAGATATTTTCATCTGCTGATGTTTTTACTTTTTCCCATAAATCTTTGTCAAAGTTGTTCCATTTTTCAAAACCGAATGATTTTCTGTAATACCCCGCAGGAATTTTTGCTGCAATCATAGCAGCTTCGGTAACTATGGTTCCCGAACCGCACATAGGGTCAAACAGGTTCGTCTTTTTGTTCCAGCCGCTCAGCAGTATCAGGCCGGCAGCCAACACTTCGCTTATCGGCGCCATACCTTGTTTGCTGCGATACCCTCGGCGATGCAACGACCCCCCAGAACTATCAAGAGAAACCGAGCAAACATGGCCTCTGATGTGAACATGTATTCTTATATCAGGATTATCAAGATCTACAGAAGGCCTCCTTTTTGTTTTAAAGCGAAAATAATCAGCAATAGCATCCTTACATAACAATGAAACATAATGGGAGTTGGTAAAAAAAGTATCTGACATCACCGTGTCCACAGCAAGGGTTATATCAGGAGAAAAAAGCGTATCCCATTCGAAGTTGCGAATATGTTCATAAAATTCCTGTTTGTCCCTGAATTTAAATTCTTGCAAAGGCAATAGAATATGCAGCGCTGTCCTGCAGTTGTAATTTGCAGCGTAAATAGTTTCCAAAGTACCTTCAAAAGAAACTGCCCGGTTCAATATCTGGATATTTTTGGCACCGATTTTAGTCAGTTCTCCGGCAAGAATTTCCTCAAGGCCGAATTGTGTCTTTGCAATTATTTTAAAATTGTTTTCCAATTAATTTCACAGACATTGATAAATCATGCAAATATACACAAAGCTGTAACAACATTTTTTATTTCATTAAGTTTATAAGTCAACCCGTTTCGTTATGATTTTGTTTGAAAAAAAAAGGAAAATAAAAATCCTAAGTTTTAAAAGAATATTACGCACCTGTTTCGTTGTTAAATCATTAAACACATTAATAACACAAGTAATCCAGTCAGGACGGTTCGGCTTTCAACTTTGCTCAACCTGACCGTCAGGAAGTTATGCTCTCAACTGAACAATAGGTTGTAACGCTTTATATTTATACTTCTTGTTCTCTATTAAATAATATGTGTATTATGTACTTACTTTTTGATTTTTATTTTTAATACTTTTGTTTGTCATTTTTGACTAAACAATAACAAGCAGAATGAAGTTATTTGTTACTGAAAACATACGTGTTGCCGTGGTATCAATACGGGGCCATTTGTTACGCACCATCCTCACTGTTCTCATCATTGCGTTTGGCATCATGGCTCTTGTAGGGATACTTACGGCTATTGAATCTGTAAAAAATTCCATCAACAGCAATTTTACCCGCATGGGCTCAAATACTTTCAGCATCAGAAATTTCTCAATGAACGTTCATGGCGGTCGTGACAGAGAAAACTTTTACAGCAAGATATCTTACAACGAAACTCAGGAATTTAAAAAACGTTATAACTATCCTGCCGTTGCTTCAATTTATACAATGGGGACTTTCAATGCCACGGTAAAATACGCATCAAAAAAAACAAACCCAAACATTACAGTTGCCGGCATAGATGAAAATTATCTTGCCACATCGGGTTACGATCTTGAATATGGCAGGAATTTTTCTTCGCACGAGTTGAATAACGGCAGCCACGTGGTTATCGTTGGAAACGAGATTGTGAAAAAACTATTTAAAAATAAGGAGTCCGCTATAGAACAACTCGTTTCCATAGGCCCACAGAAGTATAAAATTATTGGCATCTTAAAGGAAAAAGGCTCCAGCATGGGCTTCAGTGGCGATAAGAGTTGCCTCATCCCTTTACAAAATCTCAGGCAGCTTGTCTCCGGAAAAGACTTGCAATATGTCATCAATGTTATGCTACCCAATCCTCTTATGATGGATGTCGCCATTGGTGAAGCCACAGGGATATTCAGGGTGATACGTAAAGTATTGCCGGGAGACAAGCCTAATTTTGAAATTGAAAAAA
This genomic window contains:
- a CDS encoding THUMP domain-containing protein, with translation MENNFKIIAKTQFGLEEILAGELTKIGAKNIQILNRAVSFEGTLETIYAANYNCRTALHILLPLQEFKFRDKQEFYEHIRNFEWDTLFSPDITLAVDTVMSDTFFTNSHYVSLLCKDAIADYFRFKTKRRPSVDLDNPDIRIHVHIRGHVCSVSLDSSGGSLHRRGYRSKQGMAPISEVLAAGLILLSGWNKKTNLFDPMCGSGTIVTEAAMIAAKIPAGYYRKSFGFEKWNNFDKDLWEKVKTSADENICEFDAEIVGSDISESAVSVAAYNLKTAKLHKDVHLTVCDLRDFKFPKEKGIIITNPPYGERIKPEDIVSLYKALGDVFKRNCPGYQAWVISSHFDALKFVGLKPDKKIKLFNGPLECRFVKFDIFQGSLKDMKCK
- a CDS encoding ABC transporter permease gives rise to the protein MKLFVTENIRVAVVSIRGHLLRTILTVLIIAFGIMALVGILTAIESVKNSINSNFTRMGSNTFSIRNFSMNVHGGRDRENFYSKISYNETQEFKKRYNYPAVASIYTMGTFNATVKYASKKTNPNITVAGIDENYLATSGYDLEYGRNFSSHELNNGSHVVIVGNEIVKKLFKNKESAIEQLVSIGPQKYKIIGILKEKGSSMGFSGDKSCLIPLQNLRQLVSGKDLQYVINVMLPNPLMMDVAIGEATGIFRVIRKVLPGDKPNFEIEKSDNLAQMLLDNIQYVTLAATIIGIITLLGAAIGLMNIMLVTVTERTREIGIRKAIGATSNTIRNQFLSESIVIGVLGGILGIFFGILIGNIMSIILGSSFVVPWVWIFSGIILCILVGLASGILPATKAARLDPIESLRYE